ATTTTCGAATCTGATCTGGAATCTCTTTCGAAATTCTGCTTCTGTAAGTTGTAGGTAGATGGGTGTTAAAAATCTCAACCTCCATTTGGTTGATGATGCAAAAACTGGGGCGGATCATCATTATTCGGAATTGTTGGACAGCAAGGAACTCTGGTCTGGTTAGATGATGAACACACCAATTCACAAATTGATAAATATGATCAGCTTAAAATGACCAGATGAGTTACGGTGAATCAAAATCAATAGTTAATTGGTAtttaatatactcaagcgaacacggtgtgcagcagacGGAGAATAGCATCCACAAATCGCACGCAGTACAAAAGCAACTACTCACGCGAGCGAGTAGATAttgctttcaattttttcaTCCCCTCACTAGACAAGCTAGCTGTTTCGTTCGCAGGCAGTCACCGACTGAACTGAAAAATTGTTGCAGAGCATTATTATAGATTCCGTTTTGTGTGAAGGATCATACTGTGCATTGAACAGAACGGAACGTTACTTTTTCATACACCGATCGAAGCAGAACGGCTACTGAAAGTGAAACGACGATCCAAGCCGTCGGCCATGCGAGCGAAATCaaacggatgacatcattatggcatgcAATGATTGGCTCGTTAAAACATAGATCGTTTCAAACCTATTTTTAAATACTATGCTAATGAAATACTAAAACAACGTTGCCATGCATGTTTAAGTTAAGTGTTTCCAAATCGATTGGGTCTTAAATTATGTCAATCAGCAATTGACCGAGTTATTAtccttcaaaattatgacaaaaaaggGTAACGCAGCaagttttacattttttcattgaCACCCAGCGTCGTATAGTGAATAGTTAATGCCAAAAGTATTATTTAGAGCAAGATCATCCAAGGAATTTAAATTCGGAGCTCAAACCTGTTTGAACTTACAAGAAAtagtgaaaatttcaataattatttCGCAGCAAATTTGGAAAATGATCGCCATTCTCTTTATTCCTTGCGCACTGCTGTTTCGAATTGTAGCAAAGTAgtatcactcttagcacaacaactcacaaactaatgaatagaatatcatgcaattttaacagctgtcttttgaaggttagttgttactgaaaaaaatgtgactgcaataaaactaacgccatctatgtgttaggcccgtgACTTTCCAGCTCCAGCCCATGTGTTACAACGATTGGGATTACCGATTTCAAAATTCCCAGTTTACGAAACAAAAACTCACGGTTCCTAGAATAGTCTAACTCCGTACAAGAATGAGTAAAATAGAGCTTAAtcatgaatatcttttgttgtacctAACCCAGCAGCATAATTTTTGCtccaagctatcggaaatatgattagcaatttatgataaaattttcaatagtgcacacaaaaaaaattttgacttttACAAGTGACCTAATCTTACATATGATGAAATTCATTTCGACCTAGTTTgttaaatgacggaaaattccatttgtaatgacttaatgttggatGAGACTGAATTTTATTGTTTCCATTTGTAATTTCCATTCGGCTAGCAAGTACGACtgcatgaatttatatgcaccacttaccagccaagcaggtgTGTGCATctatggctcagtcgattaacgcacgtactttgtgatccaatgattctcggttcaaatcgCCGCTCTCGCTATCagcttttgttttgtttttatttcaatgattttCGTATCATGGAATATTCCAATTACACACAATATTCAATGTACTTGCAAGTAAATTTGAGTGAACGGCGACGCTGAGACacaaataattctaaattgtagttttctaaaatgtttgatatcaacggtaaaaattgacacgtttcaacaacaatctatgcctgatatttaaaataatttcggaCTGAGCTGTCTTTGTTCCAACCgggaagtgaaagtggaaattTGAGGCTCGATGGGGATGTCCTGTCAGACAAAAAAAGAAGAATCTCATCCAATGAAATCCTTTTTAAAATCATCAGAAGTACATATATCTAAAATTAACCAAAACCGTTCTGCTGCCTTCCTGGCTCTTTTGAAACACGAATATTTTCTACTGTACCTGTTAGTCAATAAACGACAGGTACATCCGTCATGTCATCCCATTTTCAAATGCGTTGATGAGCAAAGAAACCAAATAAGATTTGCAAAAACACACCAGATATCGTTCTATTTTTCTTGACAGGGATTCTAAATTCCAAACAACTCTCGTGGAGTAACCAGAAAAATAACaagaaagtacgagttcttcaAAACGAACTCTTCACATGTTCTCTATCCAGTTTTATTTCCTAATAGCCCAACTAGTTtttcttctatgagaaatcctGCTACAAATGATCAGGTTCTAATAGATCgttgtcacatttgtagtgaactgattACTCAAACAGATGTTCTACCAATAACATTAAGGATTTTAAATTGTTAAttaaattagttctattttcaacaacTTTAGAACTAACCGGCTAGGATACAGATCTCATGCCGAAAGTAATGTGGAACCACGAAATTGCATTGGAAAAATCGAACTGATATAGATTTTATAGTGATGTGAcattagcagatcaacatagtctgctgacgcactgatgagacgAAGGCGAAACTGAAATGTTTCATGACTTCATGATCTTGAATCATTTTTTggcaccggcaatggatttttatccaggtAGTAAACCAAGAGGTTGtgaaaatctaagatggcgacaACTGGAGTGTTTAAATTCTTCAAAATCCATACAGCATGAATATTTATGTTGAAGATCATTTTAGAATTTaaaatggctacttccggtttgtcgaaaCCCATATTACAAACAGAATTTCGTACCACTTCATACATCAACTTTTGATcgccagttcgctttcacatctcacctCAGACAGTTGATAATACAAAATCTCTTACGTTCCGGAGGGTAGAGACAAAATACAGTCGAAATGAGCAAACTCAATTAACAAAAACTACaaagaaaatcaattattttagacttcagacagtgccaaATTCAGCCTTCGATGCGAgagcttgaaggtttgcttgggTAACAAATGTATCTGGATCTTTACCAACTGCTTTTGCTTCAGTTAAACAAGACAAACAATATTGTATGCATTCACTTCTATAAGCAGTTGGAAGCAAATCAATTCACTAAAAACAATAACAACGTGCATTCCGTGGGGTATGAAAACACCAAGTCCATCATACCAGTTCCTGTTGCACTTGATGTTATCATGTCTATTGAAGTGCGTGTACATGATCTCTCCTCCGGACGCTAGCGTACAATTTATTCGGAAACCCATGTTGTTTATATCTTCttgtaccttcttatgtgactacgGACACTACACCAGAATTCCGTGTAAAACACTCGTCACCTACGACAACCAGATGGCTACATGTCAAAATTATCCAAACACCATTCACTTGTAATAAACTGTACTTCATACACACTAAAATCTAAGAGgatgctgccaacatttgttgcGAGTTGAGGCGAAATACGTATGCAGTGATATTGAATGGAGCGTAACTTCTTGCAGGCTCTCTTCGAGTGATTGTAAGTTGTCACTGATTTTCCTGACAGTGATTATCGAAACCGACAGTCGGGACAATAATGTACACAGTACAATTGGACAGCTATGAAAACTGAGAGCGTTTAGGTGTGACAATTTTACTTAATTCGGGCAACGTTTCCAGAGCAAAATAAAATGCCTTTACAGTCCAATTTAATGGTGAAGTTTTCGTCCCACTCGAAACGTTATATGAATTTCGAATCTCTGTTTTTGAGCCATATCAACGCAAGTCGTAAACGTTAGTTAAGCGCGGATTTATTCCACAAACACATTCGACAGCATCATCTTTCAGTTGATTTGGGCGTTGAACATCAGACATCCGAGAGCGACACCGCCATCCCCGGTCAGACCGACCTCGATCGATACGGTGGTTCCAGCGGCCGGTACATCCAGTGACTCAATGTTCAATGCGTAGTTGAAGGGGCTTCCGGCAGTCAGTGGACAGCCACCCTCGATACCGACGGCACAAGCATCCTCCAGGGTTTCCGGGATCTCAAAACCGACATCCAATCCACCGAGACGGACGGTGATGTAGGCTTCTGCGGTGGCACTATTGGCGGGGCTTAAGATTCCAGAGGCCAAGGCATTCACGGGTTGACCGGCCGTCAGGACGCATGAATCACCGGAGCAATCGTTGACGATTAGGGACGTGGGCGTGGGAGCACCGTTGGCACCTTTAGATTGGGTCGAAAGTTAGTTTGGTTTTAGTGGAGGAAGACAAATTCAATACTTACATGCAGTGAAGCTTACATTGGCCAAAGCCATGGCTGGCACCAGAGCGGCAACGAGTAGGAACTTGAACATCTTGGCTGTTTGGATCGTCTTGTTTGAGTGGCTGAAAGTTGAACTGTAACGAAGCTTACCCTGCGTACCGTATTTATACGGGATAACACCGGCCGGAACCCACCTGCCACAGATTAGATATCACATGGGGAAAATAATCCAACAATAAACGATTAGCGAGCCTGGAAACAACGTCAATAAAAGCTTTGAGCCGTTCGATAATTGAGCACTTATGAGGTGGTCGTAATTACGTAACTGGTATCCCCTAAGGTTTGGGGAAATGCTCTCGATTTGATAATCTAGCCGATATGGATTATCGGTAACAATGGAGTGTTTATCAGTGTCGAGGAACTGAAAACTGTTATTGTTTCATTACCTTGAAGacgaagatgataatgataataacgATTAAAGTACAAAGCAAGGTCttgcttgattttttttgtttatttaaatAACTAAGTACTTGCGAAGTGTTGCTTGAAGCTTGTTCcacacaagatttttttcaaaaaaaaaaggtattataTTCAAACTAATATGGTGTTCCAATGTCAAGGCAGGTCCCGTTTTCAATAAATCTGAAGAGATTTCCAAATCTAAATGATTTTAAGATCACCTGATTATTGTTGTTATAGGAAAGATGATCgcagcaccgcacaaagaacaGTTGAAATGCTCTGCCATTGAGCTGCACTGGAACAACTTACAGCAGACAAAATTTGCGATTGACTTTCATCAATATTTCACCACTACGTTGTTTACTTTTCGGTTTCAGAAATGACAATAAGCAAAACAGACTTTACTCACTCTTTAAACAATCTTCGGGGTATGTTTCCTGGTTTATAGTTCCGGTTTTAACAAAACGTCAACTTTTTCAACCATAGCTGCAAATGGCTTGccacacttttttttttggaattcgAATTTAGGGGATCTGGATTACATCTGgaaaagaaaatcgatttcgctCGTGTTTTGTGTTATCGCAGCCTGCTTGGGTGCGTTGATGCCAGGGTGGTTCAATGTCAAAGCTGTTCCATGAGTGACAGTGGTTTGGTTTGCTGGGTTGCGCCTCCGgggataatttttcattttttttttcattcaattgtcATAAATAACTAAATTGCACTAATGTTTCCACAGCACGACACGGAAATCGAATTCCGCACAACCAAAACTGCCTACAATGCCGCCACTGTTCGTCATCCAGCGACACCGATAACAATAATTTCTATCGATGGCGCACAGATCTAATCGTAACCAGTGCTAAATATTGTCCATGGTTTAAAGTCCGGAACGTTAAATTATTTTGCGATTTTAGTGTCCTGGTTCACCTTATCAAATGTGGCGTTCAGGTCGATGCCTGTTTGAATGCGGTTCAATCCAGACGAAAGATTGATACCTcgtataataattttttttttcgtttttacatGGATGTATTGCAGATagaataaaaagaatagcaatccAATTTTTCTTTTCTCCGTTTCGTCTATGATTCGTCATAGCATAGCAGTTCAAGTATAACCTATTTTGAACACCTCATATAAATCCCTGAATACACTAGCACCACAAAGCTCTTTTTGTCCTTCAGAGATACAACCTTGAAGTGTCTATTCTAATGTCACAGACGACAAACGATTCAGttagttttctcaaataaaccaagctggaaaaaaaaacaaagaaaaaagtgCATTGCTTATTTTACGGTTCTTTTCTAACGACAAAAGCCAGAATGATCACAATCAGCATTGGAGACATCAGATTGGACATTTCAACCTGGTTGGAATTGTACAAAGTGTCACTCTCAGAAGAGATCAACTTCGCGCCTTCTTAGCAGTTTATACTGTTTATACATGAACTGCAACGCACTGATTGGTCGAAGGCGAAAAGTAAATAAAAGTGAAATTATCAAACATTTAAATGACATGTTTCCTAATGCAGAAAGGCTGTACAATAGGGTGCCAATAAGAAGAGTGGTAATGCAAAAATGATTAGGAACctcaataaaaaaacaaaaacaaccaaatacaaaatttgaactaaatcgAATATGGATAAGTGGTACCACCCGGTggtcaaagtttgaaaattttcgatctcctcagcttccggttccagaaataccgaaaatagtggccaAATACTTCAAACCGAGACTCCCTTTCAATTttctccggatccgacttccggttccgagatTATAAGAGGTTGAAtgtaaaaacaaatcaaaaccgtgatttaaaatgacgatgcaaaaagcGGAAAAACTATTGGAAACTGGGCTAAAAATTATTATAATTTAACAAACTGACTGATTGATACCTAAATTAATCGACTTTGGCTATAGTACCGAAAATATCAGGTATACAACTTTGCTACCGCCGTTTTCCggtaggtggctgtaccggctgaggcagaATACATagaatgataatgcctttaaagtgagtgtgtacagtctctgtttatgtgcccaattctcgccatttgcgggaagttttactttcctgttacatttcgaaaaaaagtgc
This genomic window from Malaya genurostris strain Urasoe2022 chromosome 1, Malgen_1.1, whole genome shotgun sequence contains:
- the LOC131431151 gene encoding mite group 2 allergen Lep d 2-like, with translation MFKFLLVAALVPAMALANVSFTACANGAPTPTSLIVNDCSGDSCVLTAGQPVNALASGILSPANSATAEAYITVRLGGLDVGFEIPETLEDACAVGIEGGCPLTAGSPFNYALNIESLDVPAAGTTVSIEVGLTGDGGVALGCLMFNAQIN